The segment CTCGGGCACCTTCACCACCGTGGCGTGTCCCCGCTGCAGCTCCACGGGAGAGTGGATGGGCCCCTTGGGCACCTGCTGCTCGTCCTCGCCGTCCGAGGCCTTGCCCACCACGCCCTCGTCCGTCTCTGACGTCCTGGGCGAGTTGCTGGACGAGCGGCTGGCCTGCAGGAGCGGCGGGGAGTGCGCGTAGCCGGGGAAGGGGGTGCCCATGTAGGGCGGGAACGCGGACGCGCGGAAGGGGCCCGGGTCGTCGCGGGGCTCGCGGGCGAAGCCCTCCAGCTCCAGGGGCTCCTGCTTGATGAGCGGgaaggcggcggcggggggcgcgcgctCGGGCGCGGGCTCGAGCCCCGGGCCCTCGGCGCCGTCGGCCGGCGCGCTCTGCGGCGAGTGCTTGATGACCGAGACGCAGCCGCCGGCGGCCAGCGCGGGCTCGGGCTCCTCGGCCAGCGCGCCCGCGGCCGCCTTGCAGGCCGGGTAGTCCTGGAAGTAGGCGGCGGCCGCGTGGCTGAGCTTCTGCACCTCCTGCGCGTAGGCGGCCGCGCTGATGAGGCCGAACTTGAGCTTGAGCGCCAGCAGCTCGGCCTTGAGCGTGGCGTTCTCCTCGCCCAGCGCCACCAGCTTGTTCTCCAGCACCAGGTCGTTGAGGCGCCGCTTCTCGCGCGAGCGCTTGGCTGCCTCGTTGTTCTTGCGCCGCTTCTCCCAGTACATGGCGTCCTTCTTGTCGTCGGGGATGAACTCGCGCTTGCGGCGGCACGACGCGGCCGCCCGGCCCCGGGCCGCGCCCCCCTCGCCGGGCAGCAGCTCCTCGGCCGCCGGCTCGTCGGGCGCGTCGGGCTGCGCGGCCGCCCGCTCGGCGCCGGGCTCGGCCGCCTGCTCCCTCTTGATGGCCTGCATCCTGCGCAGCTGCATCCGCGCCCCGGGCCCGG is part of the Sorex araneus isolate mSorAra2 chromosome 2, mSorAra2.pri, whole genome shotgun sequence genome and harbors:
- the NFIL3 gene encoding nuclear factor interleukin-3-regulated protein, which gives rise to MQLRRMQAIKREQAAEPGAERAAAQPDAPDEPAAEELLPGEGGAARGRAAASCRRKREFIPDDKKDAMYWEKRRKNNEAAKRSREKRRLNDLVLENKLVALGEENATLKAELLALKLKFGLISAAAYAQEVQKLSHAAAAYFQDYPACKAAAGALAEEPEPALAAGGCVSVIKHSPQSAPADGAEGPGLEPAPERAPPAAAFPLIKQEPLELEGFAREPRDDPGPFRASAFPPYMGTPFPGYAHSPPLLQASRSSSNSPRTSETDEGVVGKASDGEDEQQVPKGPIHSPVELQRGHATVVKVPEVNPSSALPHKLRIKGKAMQIKVEAFDHEFDGAPKLASSPIDMTSRGHFELDKHSSPGRVHPSLPPFSVQVTNIQDWSLKSEHWPQKELHGQTQHSFKTGGVEMKDSRYKVSDPENLFLKQGIANFPAEVVSLKRLIATHQISASDSG